A single genomic interval of Macadamia integrifolia cultivar HAES 741 chromosome 6, SCU_Mint_v3, whole genome shotgun sequence harbors:
- the LOC122082248 gene encoding uncharacterized protein LOC122082248 encodes MEVEAIWNVGETGVYAAYAPSQNSQAGGGQGHYAPAIPGATLGQPRPTGMAPQPVPVGGGLDMHGYAADDKEMMKLRAERGGRAGGWSAELGRKRAIEEAFASVWI; translated from the exons ATGGAAGTAGAAGCCATATGGAATGTGGGTGAAACAGGGGTGTATGCTGCATAT GCTCCAAGTCAGAACTCTCAAGCAGGTGGTGGGCAGGGCCATTATGCACCAGCTATACCGGGGGCCACACTTGGACAACCGCGACCAACAGGCATGGCCCCACAACCTGTCCCGGTTGGAGGTGGGCTAGACATGCATGGTTATGCAGCTGATGATAAAGAAATGATGAAGCTCCGCGCAGAGAGAGGTGGGAGGGCAGGAGGATGGAGTGCAGAATTGGGCAGGAAGAGGGCAATTGAGGAAGCTTTTGCTAGCGTCTGGATTTGA
- the LOC122082249 gene encoding uncharacterized protein LOC122082249 — HRALCDCHRRVPPGPPRDVACRHLNRSLADCLVSIACPAEMDAVRSLCSSSGTPLKRSQCQEAKLALSVCLSSHQNP, encoded by the coding sequence CACCGTGCTTTGTGCGACTGCCACCGCCGCGTCCCGCCGGGGCCACCGCGAGATGTTGCTTGCCGCCACCTGAACCGCTCACTCGCCGATTGCCTCGTTTCTATTGCTTGCCCTGCGGAGATGGACGCTGTGCGAAGCCTCTGCTCCAGCAGTGGAACCCCTCTCAAGCGTTCTCAGTGCCAAGAAGCTAAACTCGCCCTTTCTGTCTGTCTCTCCTCCCATCAGAACCCATAG
- the LOC122081121 gene encoding uncharacterized protein LOC122081121 isoform X2, translated as MVVASGTNSYAKEMAIRKRIANIFNKREDDFPSLREYNDYLEEVEDMTFNLIEGIDVPVIEVKIAKYQEENAEQIINARARKAEELAAALAASKGQPAQADTTIDGAPSQNSQAGGGQGHYAPAIPGATLGQPRPTGMAPQPVPVGGGLDMHGYAADDKEMMKLRAERGGRAGGWSAELGRKRAIEEAFASVWI; from the exons ATGGTGGTTGCTTCTGGAACTAATTCGTATGCCAAGGAGATGGCCATCCGAAAAAGGATAGCAAACAT ATTTAATAAGAGGGAAGATGATTTTCCATCCTTGAGAGAATATAATGATTACTTGGAAGAAGTGGAGGACATGA CATTTAACTTGATTGAAGGCATAGATGTCCCTGTTATTGAAGTGAAGATTGCCAAGTATCAGGAAGAAAATGCAGAGCAGATAATCAATGCTCGAGCTCGTaag GCAGAAGAACTTGCAGCAGCTCTTGCAGCAAGTAAGGGACAACCTGCTCAGGCTGATACAACAATTGATGGG GCTCCAAGTCAGAACTCTCAAGCAGGTGGTGGGCAGGGCCATTATGCACCAGCTATACCGGGGGCCACACTTGGACAACCGCGACCAACAGGCATGGCCCCACAACCTGTCCCGGTTGGAGGTGGGCTAGACATGCATGGTTATGCAGCTGATGATAAAGAAATGATGAAGCTCCGCGCAGAGAGAGGTGGGAGGGCAGGAGGATGGAGTGCAGAATTGGGCAGGAAGAGGGCAATTGAGGAAGCTTTTGCTAGCGTCTGGATTTGA
- the LOC122081121 gene encoding uncharacterized protein LOC122081121 isoform X1 has protein sequence MHSLASGYLYTMVVASGTNSYAKEMAIRKRIANIFNKREDDFPSLREYNDYLEEVEDMTFNLIEGIDVPVIEVKIAKYQEENAEQIINARARKAEELAAALAASKGQPAQADTTIDGAPSQNSQAGGGQGHYAPAIPGATLGQPRPTGMAPQPVPVGGGLDMHGYAADDKEMMKLRAERGGRAGGWSAELGRKRAIEEAFASVWI, from the exons atgcatagtttag CTAGTGGATACTTGTACACAATGGTGGTTGCTTCTGGAACTAATTCGTATGCCAAGGAGATGGCCATCCGAAAAAGGATAGCAAACAT ATTTAATAAGAGGGAAGATGATTTTCCATCCTTGAGAGAATATAATGATTACTTGGAAGAAGTGGAGGACATGA CATTTAACTTGATTGAAGGCATAGATGTCCCTGTTATTGAAGTGAAGATTGCCAAGTATCAGGAAGAAAATGCAGAGCAGATAATCAATGCTCGAGCTCGTaag GCAGAAGAACTTGCAGCAGCTCTTGCAGCAAGTAAGGGACAACCTGCTCAGGCTGATACAACAATTGATGGG GCTCCAAGTCAGAACTCTCAAGCAGGTGGTGGGCAGGGCCATTATGCACCAGCTATACCGGGGGCCACACTTGGACAACCGCGACCAACAGGCATGGCCCCACAACCTGTCCCGGTTGGAGGTGGGCTAGACATGCATGGTTATGCAGCTGATGATAAAGAAATGATGAAGCTCCGCGCAGAGAGAGGTGGGAGGGCAGGAGGATGGAGTGCAGAATTGGGCAGGAAGAGGGCAATTGAGGAAGCTTTTGCTAGCGTCTGGATTTGA